From the Oncorhynchus nerka isolate Pitt River linkage group LG20, Oner_Uvic_2.0, whole genome shotgun sequence genome, one window contains:
- the LOC115101989 gene encoding secreted frizzled-related protein 5 isoform X1 yields MQRQAYRGDVSPPAQYKYTNPLPVIQTITTNTQTLSPVWISFPPPGMMPVPAPHPCTTSKRTSPRAPALLVLVLLLLPAGPGWSVRLEAGAGSGPEAGTVTRTRVGAGSRVRAGLETADEAVAEVRAGATILSISSEGQWEPRSSSRCVPIPAGMALCQNIGYATMRMPNLLGHESPGEAVQQSASWLPLLARECHPDARIFLCSLFTPICLDRFVSPCQSLCESVRDSCAPIMGCYGYPWPDILRCDQFPANHLMCISSVTNTSTGGRRAVPQASCRDCELEEASSAKDVLETFCRSDFVVKLRLTQLKSSQVSLAQFSLASRLQVLKHGPLLGGQIRSRLQLWLERDASCVRNMTRRQPQGGTFLVTGTVQGEWLVVNKAFAWNKHARNLMAAARKWKQHRCRG; encoded by the exons ATGCAGAGACAAGCCTACAGAGGTGACGTGTCACCGCCTGCCCAGTATAAATACACCAATCCCCTCCCTGTCATACAGACCATCACCACAAACACCCAGAcactctctcctgtgtggatttcctttcctcctcccggGATGATGCCCGTTCCTGCACCTCATCCTTGCACCACCTCTAAGAGGACCTCTCCTCGTGCTCCTGCTCTCCTCGTGCTCGTGCTCCTCCTGCTTCCAGCTGGGCCTGGCTGGAGTGTCAGGCTGGAGGCTGGAGCTGGGAGTGGACCAGAGGCTGGTACAgttaccaggaccagggttggagctgGCTCTAGAGTTAGGGCTGGGTTGGAGACTGCGGATGAGGCCGTGGCTGAAGTTAGAGCTGGTGCTACCATCCTGTCCATCAGCAGTGAAGGGCAGTGGGAGCCCCGGAGCTCCTCCCGCTGTGTGCCCATCCCGGCGGGCATGGCCCTCTGCCAGAACATCGGCTACGCCACCATGAGGATGCCCAACCTGCTGGGGCACGAGTCGCCAGGCGAGGCCGTCCAGCAGAGTGCCAGCTGGCTGCCCCTGCTCGCCCGGGAGTGCCACCCCGATGCCCGCATCTTCCTCTGCTCGCTGTTCACACCCATCTGTCTGGACAG GTTCGTCTCTCCGTGTCAGAGTCTGTGTGAGTCAGTGCGGGACAGCTGCGCGCCCATCATGGGTTGCTATGGTTACCCCTGGCCAGATATCCTTCGTTGTGACCAGTTTCCTGCCAACCACCTCatgtgtatctcctctgtcaccaACACCAGCACAGGAGGGCGTAGAG CAGTGCCCCAGGCTAGCTGTCGAGACTGTGAACTGGAGGAGGCCTCGTCTGCCAAGGACGTGCTGGAAACTTTCTGTAGGAGTGACTTTG TGGTGAAATTGCGTCTCACGCAGCTAAAATCCAGTCAGGTGAGTTTGGCCCAGTTCTCCCTGGCCTCTCGTCTGCAGGTTCTGAAGCACGGGCCTCTCCTGGGAGGACAGATCCGCTCCCGCCTGCAGCTGTGGCTGGAGAGAGACGCCAGCTGTGTACGGAACATGACGCGGCGTCAGCCCCAAGGCGGGACCTTCCTGGTGACGGGAACGGTGCAGGGGGAATGGCTAGTGGTCAACAAGGCCTTTGCCTGGAACAAACACGCCAGGAACCTGATGGCTGCAGCCCGCAAGTGGAAACAGCACCGATGTAGAGGCTAG
- the LOC115101989 gene encoding secreted frizzled-related protein 5 isoform X2, which translates to MQRQAYRGDVSPPAQYKYTNPLPVIQTITTNTQTLSPVWISFPPPGMMPVPAPHPCTTSKRTSPRAPALLVLVLLLLPAGPGWSVRLEAGAGSGPEAGTVTRTRVGAGSRVRAGLETADEAVAEVRAGATILSISSEGQWEPRSSSRCVPIPAGMALCQNIGYATMRMPNLLGHESPGEAVQQSASWLPLLARECHPDARIFLCSLFTPICLDRFVSPCQSLCESVRDSCAPIMGCYGYPWPDILRCDQFPANHLMCISSVTNTSTGGRRVPQASCRDCELEEASSAKDVLETFCRSDFVVKLRLTQLKSSQVSLAQFSLASRLQVLKHGPLLGGQIRSRLQLWLERDASCVRNMTRRQPQGGTFLVTGTVQGEWLVVNKAFAWNKHARNLMAAARKWKQHRCRG; encoded by the exons ATGCAGAGACAAGCCTACAGAGGTGACGTGTCACCGCCTGCCCAGTATAAATACACCAATCCCCTCCCTGTCATACAGACCATCACCACAAACACCCAGAcactctctcctgtgtggatttcctttcctcctcccggGATGATGCCCGTTCCTGCACCTCATCCTTGCACCACCTCTAAGAGGACCTCTCCTCGTGCTCCTGCTCTCCTCGTGCTCGTGCTCCTCCTGCTTCCAGCTGGGCCTGGCTGGAGTGTCAGGCTGGAGGCTGGAGCTGGGAGTGGACCAGAGGCTGGTACAgttaccaggaccagggttggagctgGCTCTAGAGTTAGGGCTGGGTTGGAGACTGCGGATGAGGCCGTGGCTGAAGTTAGAGCTGGTGCTACCATCCTGTCCATCAGCAGTGAAGGGCAGTGGGAGCCCCGGAGCTCCTCCCGCTGTGTGCCCATCCCGGCGGGCATGGCCCTCTGCCAGAACATCGGCTACGCCACCATGAGGATGCCCAACCTGCTGGGGCACGAGTCGCCAGGCGAGGCCGTCCAGCAGAGTGCCAGCTGGCTGCCCCTGCTCGCCCGGGAGTGCCACCCCGATGCCCGCATCTTCCTCTGCTCGCTGTTCACACCCATCTGTCTGGACAG GTTCGTCTCTCCGTGTCAGAGTCTGTGTGAGTCAGTGCGGGACAGCTGCGCGCCCATCATGGGTTGCTATGGTTACCCCTGGCCAGATATCCTTCGTTGTGACCAGTTTCCTGCCAACCACCTCatgtgtatctcctctgtcaccaACACCAGCACAGGAGGGCGTAGAG TGCCCCAGGCTAGCTGTCGAGACTGTGAACTGGAGGAGGCCTCGTCTGCCAAGGACGTGCTGGAAACTTTCTGTAGGAGTGACTTTG TGGTGAAATTGCGTCTCACGCAGCTAAAATCCAGTCAGGTGAGTTTGGCCCAGTTCTCCCTGGCCTCTCGTCTGCAGGTTCTGAAGCACGGGCCTCTCCTGGGAGGACAGATCCGCTCCCGCCTGCAGCTGTGGCTGGAGAGAGACGCCAGCTGTGTACGGAACATGACGCGGCGTCAGCCCCAAGGCGGGACCTTCCTGGTGACGGGAACGGTGCAGGGGGAATGGCTAGTGGTCAACAAGGCCTTTGCCTGGAACAAACACGCCAGGAACCTGATGGCTGCAGCCCGCAAGTGGAAACAGCACCGATGTAGAGGCTAG